One window of Planctomycetaceae bacterium genomic DNA carries:
- a CDS encoding right-handed parallel beta-helix repeat-containing protein — MAYQEFFCNSAGSNMNGGSEGTSTTAIGAAVLTSTNGAWDAIATDTTVSTFTCSDSPTLTAGMVGMYASVFQDGDTTPTANRYVNALITAIDNTAKTITLSIAKRNTLGTPIADQANGYTIKVGGAWAGPAATVQFPFAFITGAAVDTTGNCSPRVNFNGTFNITAGIDHNLAGPVVFEGYTTAAGDGGYAILDGGSPATSLNMFQLRGTANGLRYFKAQNNGAGNLYPQGYGLNIAGNGNWIMRCVATAIRGNGIIVASASAEAFECEVYGCGMGNTAAFFVQQGVARRCISHDNSGGTLTAGFTIGNYGSAAWLIDCVSESNSGNGVHVAIGATGGGAQIVGCDIYNNAVDGVRIVTAAGVHARVIIENCNLVKNTGYGINNSSTGQCTGMIRNCGFGAGTQVNGSGATNNLKSTEVLDSVTYSDDVTPWTDPANGDFRISLAAAKGTGRGAFLQTAPSYAGTVRYPDIGAGQHQDSGGGGLPRNRGILSGGSL, encoded by the coding sequence ATGGCGTACCAAGAATTCTTCTGCAATTCCGCCGGCTCAAACATGAATGGGGGCAGCGAAGGCACTTCCACGACCGCTATTGGTGCGGCCGTACTGACCAGCACGAACGGAGCCTGGGACGCCATTGCGACGGATACCACCGTCAGCACGTTTACTTGTTCCGACTCGCCTACGCTTACCGCTGGCATGGTCGGCATGTACGCCAGCGTTTTTCAGGACGGAGACACAACCCCTACTGCGAATCGTTACGTCAACGCTCTGATTACTGCCATCGACAACACAGCAAAGACGATCACGCTGAGCATCGCCAAGCGAAACACACTCGGAACGCCAATAGCAGACCAAGCTAACGGCTACACGATCAAGGTAGGCGGGGCTTGGGCTGGACCGGCAGCAACCGTGCAGTTTCCGTTTGCGTTCATCACCGGTGCTGCTGTAGATACCACCGGAAATTGCAGTCCAAGAGTGAACTTCAACGGCACGTTCAATATCACAGCAGGCATTGACCACAACCTCGCAGGTCCGGTGGTTTTCGAGGGCTATACGACTGCCGCTGGTGATGGCGGCTATGCGATCCTTGACGGCGGCAGCCCGGCCACGTCGCTGAATATGTTCCAGCTTCGCGGAACGGCAAACGGACTGCGATACTTCAAAGCACAAAACAACGGGGCCGGAAATTTGTATCCGCAGGGATACGGACTGAATATAGCCGGGAACGGTAACTGGATAATGCGATGTGTCGCCACGGCGATTCGAGGGAACGGGATCATTGTCGCCAGTGCTTCGGCTGAGGCTTTCGAGTGCGAGGTGTATGGTTGTGGAATGGGGAATACCGCTGCTTTCTTCGTCCAGCAGGGCGTTGCTCGTAGGTGCATTTCCCACGATAACTCTGGAGGGACACTGACAGCCGGTTTCACGATTGGCAACTACGGCAGCGCGGCATGGCTGATCGACTGCGTTTCGGAGTCAAACTCAGGTAATGGTGTACATGTCGCCATCGGTGCCACTGGAGGAGGTGCCCAGATTGTCGGCTGCGACATCTACAATAACGCGGTGGATGGAGTGAGGATCGTAACTGCCGCCGGTGTGCATGCTCGTGTCATTATCGAAAACTGCAACCTCGTCAAAAACACAGGGTACGGGATAAACAACTCCAGTACCGGCCAGTGTACCGGCATGATTCGCAATTGCGGTTTCGGGGCTGGCACACAGGTCAATGGCAGTGGTGCTACGAACAACCTCAAGTCAACTGAGGTGCTTGATTCCGTGACATACTCGGACGACGTTACGCCGTGGACAGACCCAGCGAACGGTGATTTTCGTATTTCCCTGGCTGCTGCAAAAGGCACTGGGCGAGGTGCGTTCTTGCAGACGGCACCCTCATACGCCGGGACCGTTAGATACCCGGATATTGGCGCAGGGCAGCATCAGGACAGCGGCGGCGGCGGCCTTCCCCGCAATCGCGGAATCCTTTCTGGAGGATCACTCTAA